Part of the Syngnathus typhle isolate RoL2023-S1 ecotype Sweden linkage group LG17, RoL_Styp_1.0, whole genome shotgun sequence genome is shown below.
TTGGAGAGCTTTTTGAGCTATCGCATGCTGGAACGTACTCTAATAAAATTGTCTTCTGCCAGGAAATTAACCTAAGGCGGGTCCACTAGGACCTTTGTGTTGATTGTTAGAGCTTCTGGAAGGATAGTGCTGATGCTGTtcttgacattaaaaaaaaagaatttatttGTCTCAACATGTCTGCATTACACTGAGGCGCTTACTGGAACCCTCTTGCTGATGCCCCGCCCATGCCCCGCTGTTCCATCTTTGGCCTTGAGGATGCCTTCATCCTGGATCTCCAGTGGCCAGATGGCTTGGCCTCCCCCCCGGGAACTTCTGCTTCTTGTGCATTGTACTGTAAATGCCAATGTAAAATAGAGCGTGTCTCTGTCAACCCTTGTCCTCTCGTCCATTGCTTGAGAAGCACACAAAGGGCAAGCTGGGGCAAGCGGACACGAACGTGTCATTGGAGATGTGTCAGTCTCGGGCAAGTTGCCGCCTAAGCGTGCCCCGGCCTGCAGAATCAAAGCGTCTCAACATGCTCAATGGCTCGCTGGCAGGATGATTCACTCGCTGTGATTATACAGTATGGTCAAGCCAATAGCAGCCCTGCCcttaaccccccaccccccttctcccCTTTTGCAATCTCTTTACTCCCTCTTCACTGCACTCCCCCACACATCTAGCAATCAGCCAGGTGCTAAATGCCTGGGTGAGGCACGGCTCATGGGTAGGAGgacggaaggatggatggatggggggggggggattggcgCTTGGGCCTGAAAATAAGCATCTGTGCTTGCTTGGCAGAAGACGAAGCGGAGGCAGGAAATAACTGTCATTCTCCTCCGAGGCTGAAACGCCGCGCTGGAGGGGGCGCGAGGGTGATGTACTCGGGCAGGTTAATCATTGAGTTGGTGATATGAAGAGATTGTGCGATTGGCTAGTGCAAGAAGAAGAAGTCCGAATCTTTTCAGGAAATCATATGAAAGAGAAAAGGCATCGTTTCTGACCCAGTCTTGCGTAAGCGCCGCTTTCACTGAGAGCTCTGATTAATGGCTGCGTGTAGCGCGGCGGCAGGAGCTGACACCCTGCGAGACTTTTGGGAAAACGCTGATGTGGCGCCAGCTCGCTTCCTCATCATGAATCCTAATGAATAATCAATGGCAAGAAAAACTCCGCGTGGGGACCGGGGAGACCGGGCAGGGGTCAGCGTGGAGGGAATATGTGTTGAGGTTTAATCAAACTAATCGCTGCATCGCTTTTGAAGGTTGCTGTATTAATGACACCTAATCCACCCTATCTGTGcaaagaaagagagaggagagggggaaaaaaagtgctgcAGCATAACAGCATGATTTCCGCATCTTATTTGGCACATAAAGACCCCCTGAATGATGACCCTACAAGTTGAAGTCGATTTGTAGGACATGTTTTCCTTGGTGGAAGTTTTAAAGCTTTTTACAAGTTCCACATCAGCGATCGAATGGCGAATATGGGCTTTTACTAACATCCATTACCTCAGGCGTTGTCCAGCAGCGAGACTTAATGTGTTCTGCATCCCAGAGCCGACACTCTGCAATCTCCCTGTAAAGACGGAGCAGCTCAACCGGCACAAATCGGCGTCCTACCGAAAAGTCTCTGATCATCACTTGAAATGCTTGtcgtgtgttaaaaaaaaaaaaaaaacggccgcTGCTTATCGCCATCTTGCGTCCGCTGTGAGTGAAAACAGCAAAGAGTGCAACATgggggtgtttttattttttttgtgctcacTCTGCGGGCATGAGTCACTTAGCCAGCTTTCATCAGCTATTACGCAGGCCGGGCTCACTATTTGACACACGACGGAGTAATTGTCAGCTCTCTGCATATCACAATAGGAGCTGTCATGAGCGTGATGATTCCTGACGTTTTTCCCCTtgaagttgtcttttttttaaaaatgtgtgagTTTTCATAAGCGGGGTGTGCACATACTGAGTAGTTCTCCTCTTGCAATCAAAGTCAGTAACATCCCGATTAATGGCTCTGAAGGTGATCCCCGAGCGATTATCCAAAATTGTAAATCGTTACGTATTCTGATGAGTTCATGGATGACACAAATGCAGATAATCCGGCTCAATTAgtatggttagggttagggttagggttagggttccaccctaaccctaaccctaaccctttcccccccctccctcattgTGTAATGGTTCTCACATTTAAATAATGTGTTACCATATCCAGCTCTTAACTTCCTCTTCAATGACCCAATGAAAAGTCCCCGCGCTGTCCAAATGCCAACAATGTTGTGAATAACAATCGATGCGGGCTCTTTTTATTGACGTAACAAATACCAGCTCAGCTCTTTCCGTCAGTATCGTAACGCCCTTCTGGTGCAACACGTCCAAATCATGCTGCGTTCGAACATCCGGCCATGTAAGTGTGACATCCCGCCCTCTAACCCGGCGCCTGTCGAATATTCTTTTCTCAGACGTCATCGCCGAATTAGTCTTGCTTGACCTGCTTGCACCTTGCTCGAAAAAGCTATTTCATGGTCTAATTGTTGCTGGtagtgatgatgaagatgaagtCGTGTTCTTATCTAAAGGCCACGCAAATTGTTGCTTCCTTGCAAGGATGTTGGTGTCAAAACACTCAAGTGTTTTGGGCACATAGCCCCTCTCCtccacccccctcccttcccctacCACGACCTTTAGTAGAACGTGTAAACACCGGGTCAAGAGGGTCCTGAGTCAACTGTTGCCTTCCAAAacttgctcttttttttgttttttttttaactctcccTGGGTGGTTCCCTATCTTGCAAATCCTCATTGCACACAGACAGAGAATGTTGTTGTGTTGCCTGTGGTCTCTTACTGATCAGCTTTCCTGTTGCTGCAGAGCAACTGTGAGCTGTGAGATAAGGACATTGAGAGCACATGCTAGCGCAGCCCAGAGGGAAAGGAGGTgaagagtgagggagggagggcagacAACCCGAGTCACAGAGATATTCATTTGAAGGGCGTGAAGTTGATTAATTAGAAGAAATAAGAAAGGGAGGGCTGCGCTCCGGTCGAGGGCTGCTCGAGTGGAAGTGTGTGAGGCGATGTCTTCGCCAGACCTGAAAGGACCCCGGCGCATGCACGGATTAAGGAGACCTGCATAAATCTCGAGAACAAAGTCGAGGGGGGAGTGGAAGGATTTGAAGCATCCGAGGCCTGAGGATCCGAGAGCGGGATATGCATGTTGATGCACTTTGACTCAGCTGGCATGCGGGCGAGCGGGACCAAAGGGAGGATCGGGGCCTTGTTATTTGATCCGCCGCTCGAGTCCAAGTCGAGGCTAGGTAGTCGGGGGCACTCGCGCCAGACGGGACGGACATTTTGAAGCGGAGCCTCGGGCGGCGATGACTCAGAAGAAACTGACGCGACAGCTGACGTTATGGGACGGTTCAGAGGGGCCACCTCCGGCCGACTCGATCACCTCGCCCATGTCGCCGGGCGAGCAATCCCGCGGACCCACAGGATCCACCTTGTTCCGCCGACTGAAACTGAACCGAAGCATTCAGGAGCTCAGACGTTTATCTCAGAGTCACTGCAGGTACATTAAAGCTTCTGCGGCGTGCCTTTTATTTACTATGCTCTTTAAAACTTCTGATGGCTTTCTACTCACTGAAAGTTGGGGATGTCGGGCTTCGGGTGAATTTTCAGAACAAACACTTTGATAAGCAGTTCAGGGGCGCCTGTCACATCTTTTTTCTCACACATGCCGGCGGACTGCGACGTTTTTATCCTGTCACTATCAAACGAGAGCACATATTAACGTTTCTATCTTCCTCCTCCAGCTTCGATTCAGAGAATGGCCCGTCGCCGGGACGAAGTCCGATGGATTCGCAGGCGAGTCCTGGCTTGGTGCTGCACCCTTCTTTCCCTCAGAGCCAACGCAGGGAGTCCTTCCTGTACCGCTCCGACTCCGACTACGACACATCCCCCAAAACTATGTCACGCAACTCCTCCATTAACAGTGAGGGGTGAGTAAACAGACTTCAACCTGGATCTCATTCACTCAGTTAAAATTGACGTCTATATCCGtcattggcagtgaatgagtgttAGGACTCAggtgtgagatttttttttgtaacagttGTCATTCACAGGCATGCTGAAGACATGATCGTCACCCCTTTCGCTCAGGTATTTTGACGACAGTATGCCAATTATTGTCGGTATGTTGCTTAATTgtggtgcccccccccctcccctcccctcccaccaGGTGTTGGCCAGCCTCCGATCTGTAAGAAGCAACTTCACCATCCTCGCCAATGTCACCACACCCACTAACAAGTCAGTATCATTTTGTGTTTGATGCTCCTCCGACATGGTCAATAACTCTAAAAAGGATGCTCTTTTTTGCGATGCAGTGGAATCGAGACGATTGTTTTTGGCAGTGCCTCAAGCGCATCAATATGatataaaagaaaaagcatTGCAGCAGAATGATCAGCATTCTATAATTACGCGCTGTGTCCTGAAAAAGCCTCCTGCCTCGCATTTTAATTATAAAGGCTATTTGAAAAAATTTTGGGAATATTGCACGCTATCCAGAAATTCCGTACATGCTCGCCGCCATTTTGTTGGTACATAGCTATGATTTATATTCATGAAACGATTTCTAAACCATAGTGAGtgtcaaaattattttttttaaactcatagTGAAAGGATGTCAAGGATCGACAGAGGGCGGCAGCGTGCCGTTCCGCTTTTGATGTAATGATGTGTTTGTCCACAGGAGGTCGCCCGTCACAAGTCAACCGACCGTTCCCCAAGCAACCCTTTCTGGTAAGGATGAATATTTTATCAAAGATTGTTTATACAcagatgaataataataattatacaaaaatattgtatagctaataataattacattgaCATATAATAGTCATCAAAATAAGGACACAAATAAtataaagttaaaataaaaaatacttcaCGATAAGTAGAAAGAATGATAAattaaataagtaaaaaaatataattaaaaataaataagtaatatTTTTTCAATGTAGAAAATAAGTAGCAATTGGCCTCCTGAAAATTTTGTTGATTTATATGCAGTCAATTTTTGGTTGACATGAATTATGGAAGCAATCAGCTTTCCACAATATCGTAATTTACAGAGGTATATTTGTTTGAAATGGCTTCAAGTTGAGTATGTTTCCTTGCCTCCTTCAGAGGAGACATACCAGCAGATGGCCCGGGAAACACTGGAAGAGTTGGACTGGTGTCTGGACCAGCTGGAGACCATTCAGACCCACCGTTCCGTCAGCGAGATGGCCTCCAACAAGGTGCCCGTCTGCACAAGCATGACACCAAACAAACTCAGATTTATTTCTATGGCGCTTCTATTTATTGGACACTCACTTTACCCTTTAGGTTAGGCAGGCAAGTAATGTTTCCCAATCTCTATTGAGCCGAGGCACATATTTTTACCTAATAAAAATGTACCCAGCCGTGGgagagcatttaattgttccGCCTGTCACTTTGCATCAGTGGATGGGAATCAGTGTGGCATAAAGCGTCTTGTGCTTTACTACGTCCTCATGGCAGCGTGCCTACGCAGCGTCTTGAGCGTGCACACGCAGGGCAAGGTCTGTGGGTGGTGAgcacatgagtgtgtgtgtgtggaattgAAGGGGGAGGGGTtgaggggagggggtgttctGTGGTCCTGATGCTGATGTCTCCGCTGTAACCTTGGTTGCTATCGAACAGCAGCAGGCTCTGCCTCTGCCTTTTCCTCATTGGTTGGCCATGCACACCGCAAGCCATGTGGTCCGGGCGGGACCCAATGACATGGCGTGCGACGCTCTTGTAGTAGTGTTCCATCTTAAAGCGGCAGGCGCCGTTTGTTCTGTCGAACGTCGTCCCTTCTGCTTTTCATCTATTGAACATGCTGAGATTCAGTCGGATGTCTTTTTGGTGAAGGTTTAGTGTGAAAACCTCTCATGGAGGATTTGCACTGCGACCAACCTGCATACATCCAACATGGAGACACTTGATGGCTGTATTCCCACTcagtctctcacacacacacgcacatattcTCGACAGACGTACACGCCGTCTGGCCGCGCAGGCGCACTGGGGCCGCCATCAGAAGCCAGCGGGCGCAGGCACGCACGTGCATGCGCGTGCAGCCACAACGCCCGATTAGCTTGCGAGAGTCGTCTACGACATCCCGGCAAAATAGAGGCGCCACGGGCGACAGCAtccgaagaggaggaggaggagtggctGGCTAAAGGCGGCGGGGATCGCTCTACGGCATCCCGTGGGCTCGGACTCACACGGAGCGGGACGTCAGGCTCAGCTGGGGACAGACGGGGCCGATCCACTGATACGAGGACTCGGCTGGCCCTCTTGGGGGAGGGGCAGTCGACGCACAGAGGAGCCTGTTTTTCCAGACCGCGATTATAAGAAACTGGCCCAGATTCCTTTTCCCCATCATCTTGCCGTCCTCCCCATGTTGTCGATTCTCCCGTCGTTCGATACTCGGGTCGTCCCGCGGTGCTGCTGTCACCAGCCGCCTCTCTCATTTGCTGCCGTCGTGTAACTGTCCTATTTTTTTACTGTCGGTCGAGCATCCCTCGTCCTGCCCGTCTCTCTCACGTCAACCTCATCTTCCTCTGCAGGCTTGTCTCGGTGCCCTTCAGACGCTCCCGCTCTGTTTACCTCAATCTCCCCCCTCTCCGCTCGCATCTCCCTCGACCCTGCGCCGGCGCTACATTCGGGTCAGCCGGATCACCAAATGGGATGAGATGTAGTCTCCACAGCTTCCAGATCCAGGGGGGGCTCCTGGGCCCCGCGTCGTTAGCTCGCAAGCGAGGCTGGACTCTGGGCCGAGCGGGCGGGCCACTTTGGGGTGCTGCATGTAGGCCAGGCTAATCGGCCCCCTTCCCTCGCCCCCCTCCCCCGCCCCCCGTTCCTTCACCCCCACTCGGGGCAGCCTTCACTCTGGAGTGCCCTGGCCTCTCCCCGCGTGCCCTGACGACACCCTCATGCCAATGGGGCACCTGCAGTGCTCCCACCCCGCTCCACTACCACACCACCTGCCTGTGCCACCGGCCCAAGCCTCCTGTCACCCTCAACATGGGTGTGGTGGAGGCCATTGACCCCACGCCGTCACCCTGTCCCTCGCCTGTACCGGGGGGCTACCGGCTGCCCCGCTCCTCCAGCTACAGCCCGCTGCAGGGGAGGGCAGGGGCAGAGCTGGACCTCGGTGAGGCGGCCGGAGGGGTCCTGGAGGGGGGTGGGACGACGGCGCACCGCAGGACCCCCTTGGTGGACCTGTTCTGCGAGACCTGCTCCAGGCCCTGGCTCATCGGCTGGTGGGACCAGGTAGGGCTCACGGAGGACGAACGAGGCCTGGCAGTGGCCATCTTAGATTGCCGGAATGATCAAGTGTCCCAAACTAGCATGCATTAGAAACTCCTCTTGTTAGCATTTGTGATTTGGAGTAGCATTAGCGCATTCACAGCAAGGGAAGAtcttttgttgatgttttttttttttgctgagtttGTTTATCCAAACGTCTCTGCTTTGCATGGTCTGCCATTTTAGAGCCAACAGAAGTCTGGTTGGTCCTTGAAGTATTTTGAACAATGACAAAGTTTGCTTGATGAATCCATACTGTATGAGATTTTATTGCTGGTTATGAGTAAATTAATCTTAAAATAAGATTTTGTTTTAGGGTTAGTCTGTGTAAATACACTTGGTTACTTGTCTCAAGAATTCTTGCCAAGTCCCCTCTTTAATTGGCAGATCATTTTCTTGTATTTTGAAGCCTGGTTTTATTGTATTGGACTCTTCACTTTTCAGGCTCACATTGGTGCCTATTTCCATTTTTGTCCCAAATCTTCTAAGCTGAGCACAGTTGTCACTAAATCCTGAGAGGAGAGACACAATGGCCTGCACTCGTGTCGCCtttgcgcacgtgtgtgtgtcatgtctTTGCAGGGCTGGCTTCAGTAGACAGTGTCATAGGAAGTGTTGTTTGTCCTGGCGCCGGGCGAGTGTCGGTTGGCAGCTATGACTCAGCATTACAGCATCGGCGACAAGGAGAGTGACACGGTTTGGGGGCCGCGAGTACCACTACGCGTGGACTCCCTGATCCCGCCCGACAGCATGTCAGAGCACCTCATTGTGAGGCCGAGGAAAACAGCGAATGATGCTAAATAAAATGGCAGGAGGGGAAATGGGTTTGTTTTTAGGTCGTGGTCTTGTTTTAGGAGATGCAGGAAGGAAAGGAAGAAGGAAGGAGCGTGTCGTCACTTGACCTTGGTAAAAGTCAGAGACACCTGCCTACTCCTTTTCGAATCGTCACCCAAGCAAGCCGCCGCGCTCACGTCAAGCTCAAGTGAGTGGCTGCGAGGATGGAGTTGCCACGGCAACCGTTCGCTCGGGTTGCCTAAGAGATTGTTATGTGTGAGGGATCGGTCAGTAGGACATCGCATTGTGCCTTGGTCATTCAGACATGCTGCTTTTACCTCCCCGAGAATGAAATGGATTTGGAAGGTTTGCAaacatggaaaaacaaaagggaGTCAGATTCATTTTGCAGAACGTCGGTACATGGCCATCATCATGGACAgcattgtggtgtgaaaaaaaaaagtgtcatgaaTCCTAATTGGTTTTCTCACCTTTTGTGAATAAGGACGAATTGATCATCGATGATAAGTGAATTCAACTCGTGACTCTTTGTCATATTTTAATATGATTTAGTGTGGCACTCAATGCACTCGGGAATCCAAATTTGAACCTTTACAAAGATGTCGTGAAACAACAATAATTTCTCTTTTGTTGTCTTCATTTGTTTCGACGTTGTGTGGCACTTTGAGTGATTAtctaacaaaaaaacaacaaaactgtAATCAGGATTACTTTGATGCACATTAAAATCACCACTattcatttatttccaaacaaaagccaacccAACCCTAGTGTGACTTATTCACGTGATGTACTATAAAGCAAACCATATTTATGTTTCTACTCTTTAGTTCAAGAGGATGCTGAACAGAGAGTTGTCCCATTTGTCCGAGATGAGTCGCTCAGGGAACCAGGTGTCCGAATACATCTCCACGACCTTTCTAGGTAAGCCGAACCCCATGATAAACTATTTTCCTCCCACCCGCCGCCGTATCTGAAGTGAAATCCCTCCGAGCAGATAAGCAGAACGAGGTGGAGATCCCATCCCCGACTTTGAGGGAGCGGGACAAGCCCATGTGTCACATCAGCGGCGTGAAGAAACTCACGCACAGTTCCAGCCTTTCAAACTCCACCTTGCCTCGCTTTGGCGTCAAGACTGAACATGAGGATGCGTTAGCCAGAGTGAGTGCAGACAAACCATTTCTGTAGTTCTCGTCCGAAAAGTTCCATTTCATTTCCTGCGCTGTGTCCTCAGGAGCTGAACGACTTGAACAAGTGGGGCCTTAATATCTTTCGTGTGGCAGAGTTCTCGAACAACAGACCCCTGAGCTGTATTATGTTTGCCATCTTCCAGGTGAGGGGGTCGACGCATGAACGCAAGAGTGCTTAATTGCTTGGCGGGCTTCATTTTTTGCTGACTCAAAACCAGCCGCGGGCTAAATGCTAGCAGAAACGATGACCTACATTCACAACCTTAATTCAAACTTTTGTTTCATGGAATATTAATGTATTCCCAAAAGACCATTAtatttttcgggggggggggggtccaattAGATTTCTGTGTCTATGCTATGCTGGCTGATGTTAGCTAATTGTTTTGCTAATGGGATCGTTTTCACGAATCAGATTTGAAATTTGTCCTCAACGGGCCTAAATGACTCATTATTCGTGTAGTCTATGTATTTGAGTAAAACTGTAAGAAAATATCTGTAGCCTAATATTGAATATTTGGTTACTGTGGAGCAACTGCTAACTTCTTTAGCATTAGCTTAAAAGGTAACATTAATTGTCACATAACCAAAACAGACAAGAGAAACTCATAACTTAGGCAACACAAGTTAACAACGATAATGATTTATGAGCGCTGGCTTCTTCCCGGCCGCAGGAGCGAGATCTACTGAAGACTTTTCGCATCCCAGTGGATACGTTTGTCACCTACGTGATGACGCTGGAGGACCATTACCATGCCAACGTGGCCTACCACAACAGCCTCCACGCCGCAGATGTCACTCAGTCCACACACGTACTGCTGTCTACGCCGGCTCTAGATGTAAATGTCGCCAAATGTGTAGTTTGTCAAGTATTATGTACATATTTGAGGTGGATACTAATGTGTTATTTCTCTGTTTCATGACAGGCTGTGTTCACTGATCTAGAGATCTTGGCCGCGTTATTTGCGGCCGCCATCCACGATGTCGACCATCCGGGAGTGTCCAACCAGTTCCTCATAAATACCAGTGAGTAGAGACGCATGACAAGACAGATGGCACAACATCACAAGTTTTGCAATCTTCATTTTAGTCAGTtttggctggaaaaaaaaagtacttgttACACCCTGCAGACTCTGAACTTGCACTGATGTACAACGACGAGTCGGTTCTGGAAAACCATCACCTGGCTGTGGGCTTCAAGCTGCTCCACGAGGACAACTGTGACATCTTCCAGAACCTTAGCAAGAGGCAGAGACAGAGCCTGAGGAAACTTGTCATTGATATGGTGACTTTTCATACCCCAACTCTCGTGACCCCTATCATCTCCCTTACTAATACTAATAAATGATTATGTGTCTATGCAGGTTTTAGCAACAGATATGTCCAAACACATGAGCCTGCTGGCAGACCTCAAGACGATGGTGGAAACCAAGAAAGTGACAAGCTCGGGTGTTCTGTTGCTGGACCACTACACCGATCGGATACAGGTGAGGAAATAAGGTGGGCCAGGGGCGGAGCTGAATTGTATGCTCTCCTGTCACCCCACTGGCCACCCCCGCATCTGGGGGAAGATTTTATCGAAATTTGTgagtaattttatttcatgaatgCCTGACTATGGATGGTATTATAAATAATGACTTCCCGGCCATTAATtagagaagacaaaaaaaggccCAAACTTTTAAAGGgtctttttaaatgtttttccgcCACAAGACTTTGCGCCTTAAGATTCTAGACAGTTGTGAGGTCCTGATCCTGTTCCCTGTAGTATATTTTCAATTTGGAATTTGATCTACTTTGTGATCATATTGCCGGGGCCACACTTTAATGAAAGACCGAGCCGCTCGTTATTGTCTGCACGGAGCTCGAGGGAGCGTGACATCTTAACCTGGAGGCGGCAGGCGGCCGTGCACGCAAGCATTTGACCCCAGTTGACTCACAGCGTCGTGGGGAGATAACAAATCAGCGTCTCAAAGCAAACAACTCTAGCACGCATTTTTAATCAGACATCCCGTCTCCACGCAGAAGTATATTTTTGACCACCGCCAAAGTAGGTCAACCGATTAGTGTTGTATGTGTCCAATGTTACACAATTAGATCTTCGTTCTCCGGTGTGGGTCGTTTGAAAGTGATTTGTAAAGTCATTAAAGGTCATGTATTTTGAAAAAGGCAGGTCAGCGGTCAGGACTTGGGTAGTTTCCATCTTCGCCGTGGCCTTGATGAGTTGTTGAAAAACAAGCAGATGACATCGAGTGACACCCTTTGAGTTGTTTCTTCAAGCGGGTGACTCACCCACTAATTAATCGCGGCATCTGCGACTGTGTCCGTGCAGGTCTTGAGGAACATGGTGCACTGCGCCGACCTGAGCAATCCCACCAAGCCTCTGGCAGTGTACCGACAATGGACGGAGAGAATCATGGAGGAGTTCTTCAGGCAAGGTGACAAGGAGAGGGAACGAGGGATGGAGATCAGCCCCATGTGTGACAAGCACACCGCCTCGGTGGAAAAGAGTCAGGTAAAGTCTGGTCCAGCTGTTTGTGCGTGGGTTCGGATCTCAGCACCACTGGGCAGCTGGTAGATGCTAGCCGTGCTGGGGTGGTTTGCTAAAAGCAGTACTGAACAGAGAGTGAGCTGGCATCTGGGAAGGCAGTAGTCATCCTCCCACGTTGTTAATGCTAATTTGTTATGGAGTCCGACAGAGAAGCTTTATTCATTCAGAGGCTGataaaaagtctaaaaaaaaaaaaaatttcaagatCCATGTTGAGACCACTGGTGGCATTATACAATTATCTGATCAAAAACATTCCTGAATTGTTTATGAAAAGATTCAACATGAGTTTGTCTCGCTGCCTcttagttagctagctagccagcTTGCTAGCTTTTGATATCATAGTGGAACCGTGGGGCATAAATAATCCACTGAATACACTCATAGCTGACGTCAAGAAGCTCTAAAGCGGCCAGGCAAACTGTTCGGGGGTGTTAGCAAAGCTAGCTAGCGAACCGCATGATGCAATAAGTGCTTATGTTCTTCTATACCGAGGGACGGGTGACTTATATTGGACTAAACCGGCCTAAACAACATGTATTCCCTCTACCGTGTAGGTTGGCTTTATCGACTACATCGTCCATCCTCTGTGGGAGACCTGGGGGGACCTGGTGCACCCCGACGCCCAGGACATCTTGGACACTCTGGAGGACAACAGGGACTGGTACCAGAGTACCATCCCACAGAGCCCGTCGCCTCCTCCCATGAGCCAGGACAAGGAGCTCAACGCCTGCGTGGACAAGTTCCAGTTCGAGCTCACCCTCGACGACGGTTCTCAGGCCGAGTGCGACGAGGGCGAGGCCGCGGCGTGCCCAAACCACGTGGAGCGAGACGGCGACAAAGGGGACGAGGGGGAGGACGTCCTggcggaagaagaggaggaagaggaggagaacgaGGACATcatcgaggaggaggaggacgacgaggaggtggcgatggaggaggaggaggagcagggcgAGGAGCTGAAAGGCAAGCCGGAGACCGAGTCCAAGAAGGAGAGACTTTCCGACACCAGTCCtgtagaggaagaggaggattctTCTTCGCAAGCCGACGATACATGAGTACGGGCGGTTCTTGCGTCTCGGAGCCCTCCTCACTTGCACATGTGATCTGTTTTCATCCTTTCACGAGGCCAAAAACCgagaacaataataataagaacCCAGTGACTAAACAGACCTTTAAatctatttttcaaaaaaaggGAATCAAGAGGAGTTCATCACACAGCAACTGTAGATGCAAAGTAGTGAGCGTTGGACAACAAGGTGTAGCACTCTGGGACGGGAATGCACACAGATAAACACGCAATTGTTTTGAATGCGGTGTGCGCACGCGCGCATATATGCAGAATAATTGAGCATCGCAGcccccccacctccctccccccctggGCTGCTGTTttcctgcaaacacacacttgactgtatgtttgtatgtgtgcATTTACACAAGGGATCGCTAACAATGATtcgtttcttgttttgttttgttttgttttggaaaaagCCATCTCTCAACGGAGTGTTTAGTCCCTTTTAGCGATTCAT
Proteins encoded:
- the pde4a gene encoding cAMP-specific 3',5'-cyclic phosphodiesterase 4D isoform X4, with translation MGVVEAIDPTPSPCPSPVPGGYRLPRSSSYSPLQGRAGAELDLGEAAGGVLEGGGTTAHRRTPLVDLFCETCSRPWLIGWWDQFKRMLNRELSHLSEMSRSGNQVSEYISTTFLDKQNEVEIPSPTLRERDKPMCHISGVKKLTHSSSLSNSTLPRFGVKTEHEDALARELNDLNKWGLNIFRVAEFSNNRPLSCIMFAIFQERDLLKTFRIPVDTFVTYVMTLEDHYHANVAYHNSLHAADVTQSTHVLLSTPALDAVFTDLEILAALFAAAIHDVDHPGVSNQFLINTNSELALMYNDESVLENHHLAVGFKLLHEDNCDIFQNLSKRQRQSLRKLVIDMVLATDMSKHMSLLADLKTMVETKKVTSSGVLLLDHYTDRIQVLRNMVHCADLSNPTKPLAVYRQWTERIMEEFFRQGDKERERGMEISPMCDKHTASVEKSQVGFIDYIVHPLWETWGDLVHPDAQDILDTLEDNRDWYQSTIPQSPSPPPMSQDKELNACVDKFQFELTLDDGSQAECDEGEAAACPNHVERDGDKGDEGEDVLAEEEEEEEENEDIIEEEEDDEEVAMEEEEEQGEELKGKPETESKKERLSDTSPVEEEEDSSSQADDT